One genomic segment of Profundibacter amoris includes these proteins:
- a CDS encoding DUF2237 family protein, with amino-acid sequence MEKHPSVNVYGKTLAPCSLDPLTGFFRDGACNTCNQDKGSHTVCVIMTDEFLAFSKYLGNDLSTPRPEFNFKGLKAGDQWCLCASRFLQAVDEDCAPKVNLSATHKRALEIVPLELLEKHDFRERLN; translated from the coding sequence ATGGAAAAGCACCCCTCTGTGAATGTCTATGGCAAAACCCTTGCCCCCTGCTCGCTGGACCCGTTAACAGGTTTCTTTCGGGACGGGGCCTGCAATACCTGCAATCAGGACAAAGGCAGCCATACGGTCTGTGTCATCATGACGGATGAATTTTTGGCCTTTTCCAAATATCTGGGAAACGATTTATCCACACCCCGCCCGGAATTCAATTTCAAGGGTCTGAAGGCCGGTGATCAATGGTGCCTCTGCGCCAGCCGATTTTTGCAGGCTGTTGATGAAGATTGCGCCCCCAAGGTCAACCTGTCGGCGACGCACAAACGGGCGCTGGAGATTGTCCCGCTGGAGCTGCTTGAAAAGCATGATTTTCGGGAACGCCTGAATTGA
- a CDS encoding phosphoribosylanthranilate isomerase — protein sequence MANETKVKICGLGTPHHVAAAVAAGAGYLGFVFFPKSPRNISIAQARDLAVDVPIGVAKVALVVNADNATLDAILEAVPLDMLQLHGSETVERVAEVKQRYGLPVMKAVGVADESDLAALDEYGLVADQLLVDAKPPKGADLPGGNGLAFDWRLIANRRWFAPWMLAGGLTAANVAEAVRLTGARQVDVSSGVENAPGVKDEELIAGFIRAAQGEAG from the coding sequence ATGGCAAATGAAACCAAAGTCAAAATCTGCGGGTTAGGCACGCCGCACCATGTTGCTGCGGCTGTCGCTGCGGGGGCGGGGTATCTGGGATTTGTGTTTTTCCCGAAATCGCCGCGTAATATCAGCATTGCGCAGGCCCGCGATCTGGCGGTGGATGTGCCAATCGGCGTGGCCAAGGTGGCGCTGGTGGTGAATGCCGATAATGCCACGCTGGATGCCATTCTGGAGGCTGTGCCGCTGGACATGTTGCAGTTGCACGGATCGGAGACTGTCGAAAGGGTGGCCGAGGTAAAGCAACGCTACGGGTTGCCGGTGATGAAGGCCGTAGGGGTTGCCGATGAAAGTGATCTGGCGGCGCTGGATGAATACGGGCTGGTGGCCGATCAGTTGCTGGTGGATGCAAAGCCGCCCAAGGGCGCGGATTTGCCCGGCGGTAACGGCTTGGCGTTTGACTGGCGTTTAATTGCCAACCGGCGCTGGTTTGCGCCGTGGATGCTGGCCGGCGGATTGACCGCCGCCAATGTGGCCGAGGCGGTGCGCCTGACGGGTGCGCGGCAGGTGGATGTTTCCTCGGGCGTGGAAAACGCGCCGGGGGTAAAGGATGAAGAATTGATCGCAGGCTTTATCAGGGCCGCGCAGGGAGAAGCAGGATGA
- a CDS encoding helix-turn-helix transcriptional regulator — translation MSDKNLILIALIIQVVCSVFFITDMASTVFGLSLMPTSWMLYELMEISAALGLVIGSIVSAIALRRASKRRQRLETQLKAASGAFMEMLNEKLAEWGLTPAEQDVALFAIKGFSTREISEMRNTSEGTIKAQTNAIYRKAGVSGRPQLLSLFIDDLMGDALIAE, via the coding sequence GTGTCGGATAAGAATCTCATCCTGATTGCCCTGATCATTCAGGTTGTTTGTTCCGTGTTTTTCATTACCGATATGGCCTCGACTGTCTTTGGTCTGTCCCTGATGCCAACCAGTTGGATGCTGTACGAGTTGATGGAGATCTCGGCCGCTTTGGGGCTGGTCATCGGTTCAATCGTCAGTGCGATCGCCCTGCGTCGTGCCTCCAAACGTCGGCAGCGGCTGGAAACACAGCTAAAGGCGGCGTCCGGTGCATTTATGGAAATGCTGAATGAAAAGCTGGCCGAATGGGGGCTGACACCGGCCGAGCAGGACGTGGCGTTGTTTGCCATAAAAGGGTTTTCCACCCGCGAGATTTCGGAAATGCGCAATACGTCCGAAGGGACGATCAAGGCCCAGACCAATGCGATTTACCGCAAGGCGGGCGTCAGCGGGCGGCCACAGTTGTTAAGCCTGTTTATTGACGATCTGATGGGGGATGCGCTGATTGCTGAATAG
- the trpB gene encoding tryptophan synthase subunit beta, giving the protein MTDRINSYKTGPDENGRFGNFGGRFVSETLMPLILSLEEQYERAKTDESFWAEMNDLWTHYVGRPSPLYFAERLTEHLGGAKIYLKRDELNHTGAHKINNVLGQIILARRMGKTRIIAETGAGQHGVATATVCAKFGLKCVIYMGAHDVERQSPNVFRMKLLGAEVVAVTSGRGTLKDAMNDAMRDWVTNVDDTFYCIGTVAGPHPYPAMVRDFQAIIGKEAKEQMQAAEGRLPDTLIAAIGGGSNAMGLFFPFLDDESVNIIGVEAGGKGVNAKMEHCASLTGGRPGVLHGNRTYLLQDDDGQILEGFSISAGLDYPGIGPEHSWLHDIGRAQYVSITDVEALEAFQLSCQLEGIIPALEPSHALAHVMKIAPDLPKDHLICMNMCGRGDKDIFTVAKALGVDMDTGA; this is encoded by the coding sequence ATGACCGACCGGATTAACAGCTATAAAACAGGCCCCGACGAAAACGGCCGCTTTGGTAATTTCGGCGGGCGGTTTGTGTCCGAAACCCTGATGCCGCTGATCCTGTCGCTGGAAGAACAATACGAACGCGCCAAGACGGACGAAAGTTTCTGGGCCGAGATGAATGATCTGTGGACCCATTACGTTGGTCGCCCCAGCCCATTGTATTTTGCCGAACGGCTGACCGAACATCTGGGCGGGGCAAAAATTTATCTGAAGCGGGATGAATTGAACCACACTGGCGCGCACAAGATCAACAATGTGCTGGGCCAGATCATTCTGGCACGCCGCATGGGCAAAACCCGTATCATCGCCGAAACCGGCGCGGGACAGCACGGGGTGGCAACGGCCACGGTTTGCGCAAAATTCGGGTTGAAGTGCGTTATTTATATGGGCGCGCATGATGTAGAGCGCCAATCCCCCAATGTGTTCCGGATGAAGCTGCTGGGGGCCGAGGTTGTGGCCGTGACCTCGGGTCGTGGCACGCTGAAGGATGCAATGAATGACGCGATGCGCGACTGGGTGACCAATGTGGACGATACATTCTATTGCATCGGCACAGTGGCCGGCCCGCACCCCTATCCGGCGATGGTGCGTGATTTTCAGGCGATCATCGGCAAGGAGGCCAAAGAACAGATGCAAGCCGCCGAGGGGCGTCTGCCCGATACTTTGATTGCGGCCATCGGTGGTGGCTCGAATGCAATGGGGCTGTTTTTTCCGTTTCTGGATGACGAAAGCGTCAACATCATCGGGGTCGAGGCCGGCGGCAAGGGCGTGAACGCCAAGATGGAGCATTGCGCATCCTTGACCGGCGGTCGTCCTGGGGTGCTGCATGGCAACCGCACCTATCTGTTGCAGGACGATGACGGGCAGATTCTGGAAGGGTTCTCGATTTCGGCCGGACTGGATTACCCCGGTATCGGCCCCGAACACAGCTGGCTGCATGATATTGGTCGTGCGCAATATGTGTCGATCACCGATGTCGAAGCGCTGGAGGCGTTCCAGTTGAGTTGCCAGCTGGAAGGCATTATTCCGGCGCTGGAGCCCAGTCACGCGCTGGCTCATGTGATGAAAATTGCACCCGATTTACCCAAGGATCACCTGATCTGCATGAACATGTGTGGCCGTGGCGACAAGGATATTTTCACCGTGGCCAAGGCGCTGGGTGTGGATATGGATACGGGGGCGTAG